Proteins from one Pseudomonadota bacterium genomic window:
- a CDS encoding DUF1425 domain-containing protein gives MKKALVSLVLLACVGCWGTSGTETVSVTGPNGESTYTTYIHAANQRLARRVAVIRVDRMEIGGLVKSAVTLQSRTTDTEAVQYRWVWFDSHGFEVNSSSQAWHPVLVYGKQTTSVQGVAPNPSAKEFKLHLRYQE, from the coding sequence ATGAAGAAAGCGCTCGTGAGCCTTGTGCTCTTAGCCTGTGTCGGATGCTGGGGCACCTCTGGTACTGAAACTGTATCGGTTACCGGCCCTAACGGTGAGTCTACCTATACAACCTATATACACGCAGCAAATCAGCGCCTGGCGCGGCGTGTTGCGGTTATACGGGTGGATCGCATGGAGATTGGGGGGCTAGTCAAAAGTGCTGTAACGCTTCAATCCAGGACAACAGATACCGAGGCGGTTCAGTATCGTTGGGTATGGTTTGACTCGCACGGCTTTGAGGTAAACAGCTCCTCACAGGCCTGGCACCCAGTTTTGGTGTACGGCAAGCAAACGACCTCCGTACAGGGTGTAGCGCCGAATCCTAGCGCCAAAGAGTTTAAGCTTCATCTACGATATCAGGAATAG
- the lpoB gene encoding penicillin-binding protein activator LpoB: MKRLLVLTPLLAVAALSSGCAATTVQYGDAQALSTVSTDFGSSDLQQIAASLVDSMLTFPPVVEETSRRRPVLVIDRVKNKTMQHIDTESVTDSIRARMLKSGKFRFIDRTTDSHAIDEVRYQQESGLVKKGSAVKFGQQLAPEYILTANFSEIEQRNSDTTDVYYKFTMNLKNLTTGILEWSDEKEIRKTATRSIFGR, encoded by the coding sequence ATGAAGAGATTATTAGTACTCACACCACTTCTTGCAGTTGCTGCTCTGTCTAGCGGATGTGCTGCAACAACCGTTCAGTACGGCGATGCGCAAGCTCTTAGCACCGTTTCGACGGATTTTGGATCCTCGGATCTTCAGCAGATCGCAGCATCCCTGGTGGACTCAATGTTGACCTTTCCCCCGGTAGTTGAGGAGACTAGTAGGCGTCGGCCGGTATTGGTGATTGACCGCGTAAAGAACAAGACCATGCAACATATCGACACGGAGTCCGTTACGGATTCGATTAGAGCTCGCATGCTGAAGTCTGGTAAGTTTAGGTTTATTGATCGCACGACCGATTCTCACGCGATCGATGAGGTGCGTTACCAACAGGAGAGCGGATTAGTAAAGAAGGGCAGTGCTGTAAAATTCGGACAACAGCTCGCTCCAGAATACATACTGACAGCCAATTTCTCTGAGATCGAACAACGCAACAGCGATACCACGGATGTTTATTACAAGTTCACCATGAACTTAAAGAACCTGACTACAGGCATCCTTGAGTGGTCAGATGAGAAGGAGATCCGAAAAACAGCAACGCGCTCTATCTTTGGCAGATAG